From a region of the Halolamina sp. CBA1230 genome:
- a CDS encoding RNA-guided endonuclease TnpB family protein, with amino-acid sequence MNYNYRYRLRLTDSQRETLDYHRDTCRQLYNHALYRFNQIPEDEGTVKQRVRKIRDELPDLKDWWDALTDIYSKVLQPTVMRIAKNINALGELKEQGYKVGELQWKSPREFRSFTYNQSGFELDKKGGQTVLSLSKLADIPIELHRPLPEDATLKEVTLKKEKTGEWFAIFGIEMDTEPPAKPPLEEIDAEEVVGIDVGILKYAHDTDGTAVESLDLSEERDRLEREQRKLSRKEYESNNWENQRRRVAECHLDIKRKRRDFLHKLSNYYAREYELVAVEDLDVKAMLESPRNSRNTASAAWNTFTDLLETKCEREGTHFVEVEPDGTTKECAQCGVETDKPLWVREHSCPACGFEADRDANAAWNILSRGLSDLGVGHSESTPVETALPAGTTLVPAKRVLEAGSPCLKERAAPPRVSRQG; translated from the coding sequence ATGAACTACAACTACAGGTATCGCCTCAGGCTGACCGACAGCCAGCGTGAGACGCTGGACTACCACCGCGATACCTGTCGCCAACTCTACAACCACGCCCTCTACCGCTTCAACCAGATCCCCGAAGACGAGGGCACTGTCAAACAGCGTGTCCGCAAGATTCGTGACGAGCTTCCCGACCTCAAAGACTGGTGGGACGCACTCACCGACATCTACTCGAAGGTGCTCCAGCCCACCGTCATGCGGATCGCGAAAAACATCAACGCACTCGGGGAACTCAAAGAACAGGGCTACAAGGTTGGTGAACTCCAATGGAAATCACCACGCGAGTTTCGCAGTTTCACCTACAACCAGTCTGGCTTCGAACTCGACAAGAAGGGTGGTCAGACCGTGTTGTCGCTGTCGAAACTCGCAGACATTCCCATCGAACTGCACCGACCGCTGCCCGAGGACGCCACCCTCAAAGAAGTCACGCTCAAAAAAGAGAAAACTGGCGAGTGGTTCGCCATCTTCGGCATCGAGATGGACACAGAACCGCCAGCCAAGCCACCGCTGGAGGAGATCGACGCCGAGGAGGTGGTCGGCATCGACGTGGGCATTCTGAAGTATGCCCATGATACTGACGGGACGGCAGTCGAATCACTCGACCTCTCGGAAGAACGCGACAGGCTCGAACGAGAGCAACGGAAGCTCTCGCGCAAAGAGTACGAGTCGAACAACTGGGAGAACCAACGTCGGCGTGTCGCTGAGTGCCATCTCGACATCAAGCGCAAGCGGCGTGATTTCCTGCACAAACTCTCGAACTACTACGCTCGGGAGTACGAACTGGTGGCCGTCGAAGACCTCGACGTGAAAGCCATGCTGGAATCGCCGCGTAACAGCCGCAACACAGCCTCGGCGGCGTGGAACACCTTCACCGATCTGCTCGAAACGAAGTGTGAGCGCGAAGGCACGCACTTCGTGGAAGTTGAACCCGACGGAACCACCAAAGAGTGCGCGCAGTGTGGCGTCGAAACCGACAAACCGCTGTGGGTGCGTGAGCACTCCTGTCCTGCCTGTGGCTTCGAGGCGGACAGAGACGCAAACGCAGCGTGGAACATTCTTTCTCGCGGACTCAGCGACCTAGGAGTGGGTCACTCCGAATCAACGCCTGTGGAGACTGCGCTCCCTGCGGGAACCACCCTGGTTCCTGCAAAGCGCGTCTTGGAAGCAGGAAGCCCCTGCCTCAAGGAACGAGCGGCTCCGCCGCGAGTGAGTAGGCAGGGGTAG
- the tnpA gene encoding IS200/IS605 family transposase — protein sequence MEYDLDTGAHSVYSLHYHLILTTKYRRGVLTEERTQYIRGVIEGFADKYGVTLTNLDGEDDHVHILFRAEPTTDLVKFINTVKGATARRIRNEYEDELKTDLWGGSFWNDSYCLISTGQVSLDVLKEYVENQRT from the coding sequence ATGGAGTACGACCTCGACACGGGAGCACACTCGGTGTATTCACTCCACTACCACCTGATACTCACCACCAAGTATCGTCGTGGTGTGCTCACCGAGGAGCGAACCCAATATATTCGCGGGGTCATCGAGGGGTTCGCGGACAAGTATGGTGTCACACTGACCAATCTCGACGGTGAAGACGACCACGTTCACATCCTGTTCCGGGCTGAACCAACCACAGACCTCGTGAAGTTCATCAACACCGTCAAAGGTGCGACTGCTCGACGCATCCGCAACGAGTACGAAGATGAACTCAAAACCGACCTGTGGGGCGGCTCGTTCTGGAACGACTCGTACTGTCTCATCTCGACAGGACAAGTCTCACTGGATGTGTTGAAAGAGTACGTCGAAAACCAGCGAACATGA
- a CDS encoding OsmC family protein: MSKQVTTVSEDGYDSTTEIRDFSVDIDPGGESAPDTLESLLASYGACYVPALRVGAKQRDVGELGKIELSITGELNDDDKLDSIHFDVAVGADVTEEEGEEAIDRAFDLCKVHDALKESLHAETTFEGDAF, encoded by the coding sequence ATGAGCAAACAGGTCACTACTGTCTCCGAGGACGGCTACGATTCCACGACCGAGATCCGCGACTTCTCCGTCGACATCGACCCCGGCGGCGAGTCCGCGCCCGACACGCTGGAGTCGCTGCTCGCCTCCTACGGCGCGTGCTACGTTCCGGCGCTGCGCGTCGGCGCCAAGCAGCGCGACGTCGGCGAGCTCGGGAAGATCGAGCTCTCGATCACTGGCGAACTCAACGACGACGACAAGCTCGATAGCATCCACTTCGACGTCGCCGTCGGCGCCGACGTGACCGAGGAGGAGGGTGAGGAAGCGATCGACCGCGCGTTCGACCTCTGTAAGGTTCACGACGCGCTGAAGGAGAGTCTCCACGCCGAGACGACGTTCGAAGGCGACGCGTTCTAG
- a CDS encoding metal-dependent hydrolase translates to MTFELTWHGHSTWAVTVDDTELLIDPFFDNPKTDTSPEELDPDYLLLTHGHADHIGDVDRYEGATVVATPELAGYLEDNFGHENAVGGMGMNLGGTVECGDAWVTMVRADHSNGIETGYGTSAGMPAGFVISDKKPTQEADADATTFYHAGDTSLHSEMKDVIAPFLEPDAAAVPAGDHFTMGPAQAAVAVDWVDADVAFPMHYDTFPPIEIDTDEFVREVKATGSDAEAVVLDGDERYTLAE, encoded by the coding sequence ATGACGTTCGAACTCACCTGGCACGGCCACTCGACCTGGGCAGTCACCGTCGACGACACCGAACTCCTGATCGACCCGTTCTTCGACAACCCCAAGACGGACACCTCGCCCGAGGAACTGGACCCCGACTACCTGCTGTTGACCCACGGCCACGCCGACCACATCGGCGACGTCGACCGCTACGAGGGCGCGACCGTGGTCGCGACGCCGGAGCTGGCCGGCTACCTCGAGGACAACTTCGGCCACGAGAACGCCGTCGGCGGCATGGGGATGAACCTCGGCGGCACCGTCGAGTGCGGCGACGCCTGGGTGACGATGGTGCGTGCGGACCACTCCAACGGGATCGAGACCGGCTACGGCACCTCCGCGGGGATGCCCGCCGGCTTCGTGATCAGCGACAAGAAGCCCACCCAGGAGGCGGACGCCGACGCCACCACGTTCTACCACGCCGGCGACACCTCGCTCCACTCCGAGATGAAGGACGTGATCGCGCCGTTCCTCGAACCCGACGCCGCCGCGGTGCCCGCGGGCGACCACTTCACGATGGGGCCGGCACAGGCCGCCGTCGCGGTCGACTGGGTGGATGCGGACGTGGCGTTCCCGATGCACTACGACACGTTCCCGCCGATCGAGATCGACACCGACGAGTTCGTCCGTGAGGTGAAGGCGACGGGCAGCGACGCCGAGGCGGTCGTGCTCGACGGCGACGAGCGCTACACCCTCGCCGAGTAG
- a CDS encoding XdhC family protein, producing the protein MGVHGRAAELTDEGETVAIATVTEVEGSAPRDPGATMLVRANGEIEGTIGGGTVEALTKEAALEAIEEREPRRERWELTRDGNTGMVCGGEMAVFINVLVGAPELVIAGAGHIAVPLSRMANEMGYDTFVVDDREGYADPERFPDAELFTGDYDEGIAEFGVGSNTAVAIASRSGTFDRVAAAEALRRGAYYVGLVASAEKADHVREGLRDEGIDDEAMERLHAPVGIEVGGGAPEDVALSILAELNRVRHGLSAEI; encoded by the coding sequence ATGGGAGTCCACGGACGGGCGGCCGAACTCACCGACGAGGGCGAGACGGTCGCGATCGCCACGGTGACCGAGGTCGAGGGCAGCGCCCCCCGCGACCCCGGTGCGACGATGCTCGTCCGGGCGAACGGCGAGATCGAGGGCACCATCGGCGGCGGCACCGTCGAGGCGCTGACGAAGGAGGCCGCCCTCGAGGCGATCGAGGAGCGCGAACCGCGGCGCGAGCGCTGGGAGCTGACCCGCGACGGCAACACGGGGATGGTCTGCGGGGGCGAGATGGCCGTGTTCATCAACGTGCTCGTCGGCGCGCCGGAACTCGTGATCGCGGGCGCGGGGCACATCGCGGTGCCGCTCAGCCGGATGGCGAACGAGATGGGGTACGACACGTTCGTCGTCGACGACCGCGAGGGGTACGCCGACCCCGAGCGCTTTCCCGACGCGGAACTGTTCACCGGTGACTACGACGAGGGGATCGCCGAGTTCGGCGTCGGCTCGAACACCGCGGTCGCGATCGCCAGCCGGAGCGGCACGTTCGACCGGGTTGCGGCGGCCGAGGCGCTCCGGCGCGGCGCCTACTACGTCGGGCTGGTGGCCTCCGCGGAGAAAGCCGACCACGTCCGCGAGGGCCTTCGCGACGAGGGAATCGACGACGAAGCGATGGAACGCCTCCACGCACCCGTGGGGATCGAGGTCGGCGGCGGCGCGCCCGAGGACGTGGCGCTGTCGATCCTCGCGGAGCTCAACCGCGTGCGCCACGGGCTCTCCGCCGAAATCTGA
- a CDS encoding NTP transferase domain-containing protein, protein MSDPSLLGLITAAGESTRMGGFPKPLLTVDRQRFVERLIEQYGRAGVEPVVVLGYEADEVRARADLTGATVIENEQYEAGMLSSVRAGVREARARDADGLLLSPVDYPLIPASVVRFVAEAFAADRAADVIQPTTDGERGHPPLFAASTFDTLLHDPATEERGARAVVYADDTDTREVDVDDERIFVDVDTPAEYWDAIKTHT, encoded by the coding sequence ATGAGTGACCCCAGCCTACTCGGCCTGATCACGGCGGCTGGGGAGTCAACCCGGATGGGTGGGTTCCCCAAGCCGCTGCTGACGGTTGACCGGCAGCGGTTCGTGGAGCGACTGATCGAGCAGTACGGGCGAGCCGGTGTCGAACCGGTCGTGGTGCTGGGGTACGAAGCCGACGAGGTGCGTGCCCGTGCGGACCTGACCGGCGCGACGGTGATCGAGAACGAACAGTACGAGGCGGGGATGCTCAGTTCGGTTCGGGCCGGCGTGCGCGAAGCACGGGCACGTGACGCCGACGGCCTGCTGCTCTCGCCCGTGGACTACCCGCTGATTCCGGCGTCGGTCGTCCGCTTCGTGGCCGAGGCGTTCGCCGCCGACCGGGCGGCGGACGTGATCCAGCCGACGACCGACGGGGAACGCGGCCACCCGCCCCTGTTCGCCGCCTCGACGTTCGACACGCTGTTACACGATCCGGCGACGGAAGAACGGGGAGCGCGGGCGGTCGTCTACGCCGACGACACCGACACCCGGGAGGTGGACGTCGACGACGAGCGGATCTTCGTCGACGTCGACACGCCGGCGGAGTACTGGGACGCGATCAAGACGCACACGTAG
- a CDS encoding ABC transporter substrate-binding protein has protein sequence MSDLIDQGEDSHPKMNRRRWLQGLGIAGTAGLAGCTGGDGTDSPTSTSTEPDPEATEPDTPTATERQELPERTGPYQRTIANAASTLNPLYNNVDGVGTLIGYTMDMGYTFMPGTEFLPQLYDLSSDNGEVWVAELRDNLMFGGEYERQVTAEDFVYQVQEIHQSSWAGTPDSPNWPTGEEGYNIEQTGELEFQIELPSSNVLYPESYEPLLYAIPKEIMEPYVAEEDSQGLQQDEDLLELTFTGNLGAYQLDEWNRGSAQIFSRNDDYYLRDATDVDPLFEEAPYFEGIESQVVQEEASRLGALETGESDVAGLPPNRVSEFQQMESVDVNITPTPFQSLITWNMRNNGWNTGPGNLFRDRSFRQGLACAVSKNQVVQGIYRGFADPAYTFQPEWSTFYPEDDSAIDQWGTGDLYGPEPARSRIRDAIEDTDYSYDGQGRLLNPDGDQCTITLHHSASSNTNQSLAEFIAQEYEENAGIVVETTATQSSQFLTNYFQQEAPEGETEWNAGPFNRGPRDVTSAESWDMTVIYGYNTYPLNPTVSDVFFLQDGSTNPQGYYPQWDAEELYNQANNATSREELADAMVEIFVNLNQAQPIGMLTFSSNTIGYAADIEGPIEDFFSGWDFPAWYRED, from the coding sequence ATGTCTGACCTTATTGACCAAGGCGAAGACAGTCACCCGAAGATGAACCGGCGGCGATGGCTCCAGGGCCTCGGCATCGCCGGTACTGCCGGCCTGGCCGGCTGTACGGGCGGCGACGGGACGGACTCGCCGACGTCGACGTCGACCGAGCCGGACCCGGAAGCGACGGAGCCGGACACCCCGACCGCGACCGAACGGCAGGAGCTCCCCGAGCGAACCGGTCCGTACCAGCGGACGATCGCCAACGCGGCGTCGACGCTCAACCCCCTCTACAACAACGTGGACGGGGTCGGCACGCTGATCGGCTACACGATGGACATGGGGTACACGTTCATGCCCGGGACGGAGTTCCTCCCGCAGCTCTACGACCTCTCCTCCGACAACGGTGAGGTGTGGGTCGCGGAGCTCCGTGACAACCTCATGTTCGGCGGCGAGTACGAGCGCCAGGTGACCGCCGAGGACTTCGTCTATCAGGTTCAGGAGATCCACCAGAGCAGCTGGGCCGGCACCCCCGACTCGCCCAACTGGCCCACGGGCGAGGAGGGGTACAACATCGAGCAGACCGGCGAGCTGGAGTTCCAGATCGAGCTCCCGAGCTCGAACGTGCTCTACCCCGAATCCTACGAGCCGCTCCTCTACGCGATCCCGAAGGAGATCATGGAGCCCTACGTCGCGGAGGAGGACTCCCAGGGCCTCCAGCAGGACGAGGATCTGCTCGAGCTCACGTTCACCGGGAACCTCGGCGCCTACCAGCTCGACGAGTGGAACCGTGGCAGCGCCCAGATCTTCTCGCGGAACGACGACTACTACCTCCGCGATGCGACCGACGTGGATCCGCTGTTCGAGGAAGCCCCGTACTTCGAGGGGATCGAATCCCAGGTCGTCCAGGAGGAGGCCTCCCGGCTGGGTGCCTTGGAGACGGGCGAGTCCGACGTTGCCGGTCTCCCGCCGAACCGCGTCTCGGAGTTCCAGCAGATGGAGAGCGTCGACGTGAACATCACGCCGACGCCGTTCCAGAGCCTCATCACCTGGAACATGCGTAACAACGGCTGGAACACCGGCCCGGGCAACCTCTTCCGCGACCGCTCGTTCCGACAGGGGCTGGCCTGCGCCGTCAGCAAGAACCAGGTCGTCCAGGGAATCTACCGTGGGTTCGCCGACCCGGCGTACACGTTCCAGCCCGAGTGGTCCACGTTCTACCCCGAGGACGACTCCGCGATCGATCAGTGGGGGACCGGCGACCTCTACGGTCCCGAGCCCGCGCGGAGCCGGATCCGCGACGCGATCGAGGACACCGACTACAGCTACGACGGCCAGGGCCGCCTGCTTAACCCCGACGGCGACCAGTGTACCATCACGCTGCACCACTCGGCGTCGTCGAACACCAACCAGTCCCTCGCGGAGTTCATCGCCCAGGAGTACGAGGAGAACGCCGGGATCGTCGTCGAGACGACCGCGACCCAGTCCTCGCAGTTCCTGACGAACTACTTCCAGCAGGAGGCACCGGAGGGCGAGACCGAGTGGAACGCCGGCCCGTTCAACCGCGGTCCGCGTGACGTGACGAGCGCGGAGAGCTGGGACATGACGGTCATCTACGGCTACAACACCTACCCACTCAACCCCACCGTCAGCGACGTGTTCTTCCTGCAGGACGGGAGCACCAACCCGCAGGGGTACTACCCGCAGTGGGACGCCGAGGAGCTCTACAACCAGGCGAACAACGCGACCAGTCGGGAGGAGCTCGCCGACGCGATGGTGGAGATCTTCGTCAACCTCAACCAGGCCCAGCCGATCGGGATGCTGACGTTCAGCTCCAACACCATCGGCTACGCCGCCGACATCGAAGGGCCCATCGAGGACTTCTTCAGCGGCTGGGACTTCCCGGCCTGGTACCGAGAGGACTGA
- a CDS encoding ABC transporter permease produces the protein MGMEWYIVRRVAWAAIVTFIIVSITWGLMMAAPNPNVQQAVTQAALAGDDPEAAAERAEERLGLDRPAHERYLDYVVGIYTFHWGWSESRNQPVTVALLQALYYTAQYSVPWTILTILIGPIVGLYSAANQYSWKDHVATGFAFFGYAIPNFFFGIILLLIFGVTLEWIPVIYQTDVPVFSLANVNQLAVPVFVLVTGSIGGIMRVSRNESAEYVNADFVKTARAKGVSTYKIYFQHILRPTMVPLSTTMVSQLLALFTGASLLVEVVFSIPGLGTTLYRAITAQDTSLVLGSTLFFTFIATIGNLLQDLVYTMLDPRISFEDR, from the coding sequence ATGGGAATGGAATGGTACATCGTCCGACGGGTCGCGTGGGCGGCCATCGTGACGTTCATCATCGTTTCGATCACGTGGGGGCTGATGATGGCGGCGCCGAACCCCAACGTCCAGCAGGCAGTCACACAAGCCGCGCTCGCCGGCGACGACCCCGAGGCGGCGGCCGAGCGCGCGGAGGAGCGGTTGGGGCTCGACCGCCCGGCACACGAACGGTACCTCGACTACGTCGTGGGCATCTACACGTTCCACTGGGGGTGGTCCGAAAGTCGCAACCAACCCGTAACGGTGGCGCTACTCCAGGCGCTCTACTACACCGCGCAGTACTCGGTCCCCTGGACGATACTGACGATCTTGATCGGCCCGATCGTGGGACTGTACTCGGCAGCTAACCAGTACAGTTGGAAGGACCACGTCGCCACAGGCTTCGCCTTCTTCGGCTACGCGATCCCGAACTTCTTCTTCGGGATCATCCTGTTACTGATATTCGGGGTGACGTTGGAGTGGATACCGGTGATATACCAGACGGACGTTCCGGTGTTCAGCCTCGCGAACGTGAACCAGCTCGCAGTACCGGTGTTCGTGCTGGTGACGGGGTCGATCGGCGGGATCATGCGGGTCTCCCGGAACGAGTCCGCGGAGTACGTCAACGCCGACTTCGTCAAGACCGCGCGGGCGAAGGGGGTCTCGACGTACAAGATCTACTTCCAGCACATCCTCAGACCGACGATGGTCCCGCTGTCGACGACGATGGTGAGTCAGCTGTTGGCACTGTTCACGGGTGCGTCCCTGCTCGTGGAGGTGGTGTTCAGCATCCCGGGGCTCGGCACGACGCTGTACCGGGCGATCACCGCCCAGGACACGAGCCTCGTGCTCGGCTCCACGCTGTTTTTCACCTTCATCGCCACGATCGGGAACCTGCTTCAGGACCTGGTGTACACCATGCTCGACCCACGCATTAGCTTCGAGGATCGATAA
- a CDS encoding ABC transporter permease, which yields MATDRSTFDQVDWEQISEESDRELSPNFVGTAVSLGVLTALILYDYFLVTRPYDKMLGLDLGGQYTPTFAPIGWEYDVTQLDWLFAVSLVLFAFYIVLPLYQNARMTKYYWREMKRNRPAMVSLGWLIFIFVIGVLGPVVIPAPESELFLKYQPPMFMEISQNYPINCAGPIVDGACQGTLQYPLGTTQNGKDIFKIIVYGMQISMKIGFIATLIVITIGTAVGTVSAYAGGLVDEVLMRWVDIQQSFPAFILYLLILYIWGGGLFLFIVLFGLFAWEGTARYVRSNALAKTEEEYIKATQLSGASTYRIIRAHIVPNSASSIITNITLLVPGFILAEAQLAFLGLGDSAVPSWGQLIAAGRTDLGFAPWITLAPGMFLFFTILAFNFLGDALLDALNPEADAESEQ from the coding sequence ATGGCGACCGACAGATCCACCTTCGACCAAGTCGACTGGGAGCAGATCTCCGAGGAGTCCGACCGCGAGCTGTCGCCGAACTTCGTCGGCACGGCGGTGTCGCTCGGCGTGCTCACGGCGTTGATACTGTACGACTACTTCCTGGTCACCCGCCCCTACGACAAGATGCTGGGGCTGGATCTGGGCGGGCAGTACACGCCGACGTTCGCACCGATCGGCTGGGAGTACGACGTGACCCAGCTCGACTGGCTGTTCGCCGTCTCGCTGGTCCTGTTCGCGTTCTACATCGTGCTCCCGCTGTACCAGAACGCGCGGATGACGAAGTACTACTGGCGGGAGATGAAGCGCAACCGGCCGGCGATGGTGAGCCTGGGCTGGCTGATCTTCATCTTCGTCATCGGCGTGCTGGGGCCGGTCGTGATCCCCGCACCCGAGTCGGAGCTGTTCCTGAAGTACCAGCCGCCGATGTTCATGGAGATCTCCCAGAACTACCCGATCAACTGTGCCGGGCCGATCGTCGACGGCGCCTGTCAGGGGACGCTCCAGTACCCGCTGGGGACGACACAGAACGGCAAGGACATCTTCAAAATCATCGTGTACGGGATGCAGATCAGCATGAAGATCGGCTTCATCGCGACGCTGATCGTCATCACCATCGGCACCGCCGTCGGGACCGTCTCGGCGTACGCCGGCGGGCTCGTCGACGAGGTGCTGATGCGGTGGGTGGACATCCAGCAGTCGTTCCCCGCCTTCATCCTCTACCTGCTGATCCTCTACATCTGGGGTGGCGGCCTGTTCCTGTTCATCGTCCTGTTCGGGCTGTTCGCCTGGGAGGGGACCGCACGCTACGTGCGGAGCAACGCGCTCGCGAAGACCGAGGAGGAGTACATCAAGGCTACCCAGCTCAGCGGCGCGAGCACGTACCGGATCATCCGGGCCCACATCGTGCCCAACAGCGCGAGCAGTATCATCACCAACATCACGCTGCTGGTGCCGGGGTTCATCCTCGCGGAGGCACAGCTGGCGTTCCTCGGCCTCGGTGACTCGGCGGTTCCCTCGTGGGGACAGCTGATCGCCGCGGGCCGGACCGATCTCGGGTTCGCGCCCTGGATCACGCTCGCGCCCGGGATGTTCCTCTTCTTCACCATCCTGGCGTTCAACTTCCTCGGGGACGCGCTCCTCGACGCACTGAACCCCGAAGCCGACGCGGAGTCAGAACAATGA
- a CDS encoding ABC transporter ATP-binding protein, producing the protein MTDEPLLTVEGLTTEFTTDKGTLTAVDGIDFEIPRGETVCLVGESGSGKTVASESITRIVPTPPGEVTGSVTFDGREVTTMSESELQEIRGGRIAHVFQNPQDALNHCYTVGWQIVEAVQTHEPDVSKQRARERAVDLLNEVGVANAAARLDDYPHEFSGGQKQRVMIAMALVTNPDLLIADEPTTALDVTVQAQILNLLERLQDEYDMSILFVTHDLGVVAGIADYVVVMYAGKVMERGTVDEIFNDPSHPYTRALLECLPGQARAAEGIPGTLPSPINPPDGCRFAPRCDYAVEECRAGEQPPEEPISDTHAVSCVHYQQGYDASTVKGDAHQEDGAASGGVTSD; encoded by the coding sequence ATGACAGACGAGCCACTACTCACGGTCGAAGGACTCACGACGGAGTTCACGACGGACAAAGGAACGCTGACCGCCGTCGACGGTATCGACTTCGAGATCCCCCGCGGCGAGACGGTCTGTCTCGTCGGGGAGTCGGGGTCGGGGAAGACGGTCGCCAGCGAGTCGATCACCCGAATCGTCCCGACGCCGCCGGGCGAGGTCACGGGGAGCGTGACGTTCGACGGGCGGGAGGTCACGACGATGAGCGAGTCCGAACTTCAGGAGATCCGCGGCGGGCGGATCGCTCACGTGTTCCAGAACCCACAGGACGCGCTCAACCACTGCTACACGGTCGGCTGGCAGATCGTCGAGGCGGTCCAGACCCACGAGCCGGACGTCTCCAAGCAGAGGGCCCGCGAGCGCGCGGTCGACCTCCTCAACGAGGTGGGTGTCGCCAACGCCGCCGCCCGGCTGGACGACTACCCCCACGAGTTCTCCGGCGGCCAGAAACAGCGCGTGATGATCGCGATGGCGCTGGTCACCAACCCGGACCTGCTGATCGCGGACGAGCCGACGACCGCGCTCGACGTGACGGTGCAGGCCCAGATCCTGAACCTGCTCGAGCGGCTCCAGGACGAGTACGACATGTCGATCCTGTTCGTCACCCACGACCTCGGGGTCGTCGCCGGCATCGCCGACTACGTGGTCGTGATGTACGCCGGGAAGGTGATGGAACGGGGGACCGTCGACGAGATATTCAACGACCCCTCACACCCCTACACCAGGGCCCTGCTCGAGTGTCTGCCCGGGCAGGCCCGCGCCGCGGAGGGGATCCCGGGGACGCTCCCCTCGCCGATCAACCCCCCGGACGGCTGCCGGTTCGCGCCCCGGTGTGACTACGCGGTCGAGGAGTGTCGCGCCGGCGAGCAGCCTCCCGAGGAGCCGATCTCGGACACCCACGCCGTCTCGTGTGTCCACTACCAGCAGGGGTACGACGCGTCGACGGTGAAAGGCGACGCCCACCAGGAGGACGGCGCGGCCAGCGGAGGTGTTACCAGTGACTGA
- a CDS encoding ABC transporter ATP-binding protein — protein sequence MTDEPLVSVKNLKKHYPITEGILSRQVGAAKAVDGISFDIAEGETLGLVGESGCGKSTAASSIIRLEEATDGEVIFNGGGRAGHERNADGTHPNDVTTFDDKELKKFRRDAQMIFQDPSSSLDPRMTVGSSVAELLMVHGMTDKQRRREIVEDLLERVGLEADYYDRYPHEFSGGQKQRIALARALVLNPEFIVADEPVSALDVSIRAEILSLLNDIQEEFGLSMLFISHDMSVVREVCDRVAVMYLGEIVEIGDTDEVFKNPQHPYTEALLSAIPLPDPSAQRENIELKGTVPSPISPPSGCKFHTRCHMVIQSDEYDLEQENWRALLTFRDKVRTGEVNPEGIRQALSADDADPSAVDDETVESQLRVEFDLPETLEDDEAEAILERSLDALTTGDVETAEEELSAFTTPCEEEEPEATDHGNGHLSACLRNKPETEHGAPLADD from the coding sequence GTGACTGACGAACCGCTCGTCTCGGTCAAGAACCTCAAGAAGCACTACCCGATCACCGAGGGGATCCTCTCCCGACAGGTCGGCGCCGCCAAGGCCGTCGACGGGATCAGCTTCGACATCGCGGAGGGCGAGACGCTCGGGCTGGTCGGCGAGTCCGGCTGTGGGAAATCCACCGCCGCCTCCTCGATCATTCGGCTGGAGGAGGCGACCGACGGCGAAGTCATCTTCAACGGCGGCGGGCGCGCCGGCCACGAACGGAACGCGGACGGCACCCACCCCAACGACGTCACGACGTTCGACGATAAGGAGCTCAAGAAGTTCCGCCGGGACGCCCAGATGATCTTCCAGGACCCGTCCTCGAGCCTCGACCCGCGGATGACCGTCGGGAGTTCGGTCGCGGAGCTGTTGATGGTCCACGGGATGACCGACAAGCAGCGCCGCCGCGAGATCGTCGAGGACCTGCTCGAGCGCGTGGGGCTCGAAGCCGACTACTACGACCGCTACCCCCACGAGTTCTCCGGCGGGCAGAAACAGCGCATCGCGCTGGCCCGCGCGCTCGTGCTCAACCCCGAGTTCATCGTGGCCGACGAGCCCGTCTCGGCGCTCGACGTGTCGATCCGCGCGGAGATCCTCTCGCTACTGAACGACATCCAGGAGGAGTTCGGGCTGTCGATGCTGTTCATCAGCCACGACATGAGCGTCGTCCGGGAGGTGTGTGACCGCGTCGCGGTGATGTATCTGGGCGAGATCGTCGAGATCGGCGACACCGACGAGGTGTTCAAGAACCCGCAGCACCCCTACACGGAGGCGCTGCTGTCGGCGATCCCGCTGCCGGACCCGTCGGCCCAGCGCGAGAACATCGAACTCAAGGGGACCGTCCCCAGCCCCATCAGCCCGCCGTCGGGCTGTAAGTTCCACACGCGCTGTCACATGGTGATCCAGTCCGACGAGTACGACCTCGAACAGGAGAACTGGCGCGCGCTGCTCACGTTCCGGGACAAGGTCCGGACCGGCGAGGTCAACCCCGAGGGGATCCGACAGGCGCTCTCGGCCGACGACGCCGACCCGTCGGCCGTCGACGACGAGACCGTCGAGTCACAGCTCCGCGTGGAGTTCGACCTGCCCGAGACGCTCGAGGACGACGAGGCCGAAGCGATCCTCGAACGGTCGCTCGACGCGCTCACGACGGGCGACGTCGAGACCGCCGAGGAGGAGCTCTCGGCGTTCACCACGCCCTGCGAGGAGGAGGAGCCGGAGGCGACCGACCACGGGAACGGCCACCTCTCGGCGTGTCTGCGGAACAAACCCGAAACCGAACACGGCGCCCCGCTCGCGGACGACTGA